In Rhabdothermincola sediminis, the sequence TAGAGCGCCCGGTCGATGCGCCGGCGGCGCTCGAGCAGGCTCGGCAAGAAGCTGCCCTGGCGGAGCTTGGGGATCTCCAGCTCGACATCACCGGCAGGTGTCGACAGCAGCCTCGGGCGACGCCCGTTGCGCTGGGCGGTGCGCGTCTCGGTCCGCTCGAACGGCGCCGCACCGATGAACGCAGTCGCTTCGGCCTCGATGAGCTGCTGGAGGATCCACTCCAGCGACACGCGGATCGTGCCGGTCACCTCGCCGGCCTCGAGCGCGGCGAGCAGTTCGGACAGGTCATGATCGGTGAGGGTCACCGGCGTGTCTCCTTCGTTGTGATCCCGGCAGGAACACCTCGAAGATCACGCCGGTGACCCACCCCAGTGGTGGACCCTCACCCTCCTACACCACCCCTCGGGACGTCCCCGGCGTCACCCTGACCTGACTCGCTGCAGCTTCGGGATCGCCAGCTCGATCGAGCCGACGCTTGTGTCGAACGGACGGGCTTGGCATCCGATGAGCTGGTTCGAATGCTGCGTGCTCCGCTCTTCCCCTGTTGGACGGTCCCGGCGAGGAGGGGCGCGTTTCAGTCTGCGCCGTAGCGGGCGAGGATGCGTTCCCGTGCCGGTGGGTGGATGTTGGCCCGGGCGACGTCGCCGTCGTAGTGGGCCAAGACCCTCGGGTCCATGATCCGCCGCCACAGGGGCGGGAGGTAGGCGAGTCCGAGCATGAGCCCGTACCCCGACGGCAGCTGGGGTGACTCGTCGAAGTGGCGCAGCGCCTGGTAGCGGCGCGTGGGGTGGGCGTGATGGTCCGAGTGGCGCTCGAGCTGGTAGAGCACCACGTTGGAGGCCACGTGGTTCGAGTTCCAGGAGTGCTGCGGGGTGCAGCGCTCGTAGCGCCCGTCGGCACCCCGGCGGCGGGCGAGCCCGTAGTGCTCGATGTAGTTGACGACCTCGAGCAGGCTGAAGCCGAACACCGCCTGCACGACGAGGAAGGGCACGACCCGCAGGCCGAACACGGCCGTGAGCGTGCCGAACAGCAGGACCGAAAGGCCCCAGGCGGTCAGCACGTCGTTGTGCAGGCTCCACACCGACTTGCCCTGACCCCGCAGGCGCCGGGCCTCGAGCCGCCAGGCGGACCGGGCGGACCCGACGATCGTGCGGGGCAGGAAGGCCCAGAACGACTCACCCAGCCGGGCGGAGGCCGGGTCCTCGGGGGTGGCGACGCGCTGGTGGTGACCCCGGTTGTGCTCGACGTAGAAGTGCCCGTAGCCGGACTGGGCCAGCGCCACTTTGGCGAGCAGCCGCTCGCCCCGCTCACGCTTGTGCCCGAGCTCGTGGCCGGTGTTGATGGCGATGCCGGCCACGGTGCCGACGGTGAGGGCGTAGCCGAGCTGCTGCCACCACGCCAGGTCGTGGGTGGCGACCACCCAGCAGGCGTAGACCAGCCCTGCGTACTGCAGCGGCACGAACAGGAACACGATCCAGCGGTAGTAACGGTCCTCGGAGAGCTGCTCCACCGCCCACTCCGGCGGGTTGGACCGGTCCTCGCCGAACAGCCAGTCGAGCAGGGGGATGAGCACCAGGATCCAGATCGGCCCCGAGAACCACAGGATCTCGGCCCAGCCCGAGTGATCCAGCCAGCGGGCCGCCCCGAACGGGAGCAGCGGCACCACCAACCCGAGCAGCCAGAGGTACCGCTTGCGGTCCCTCCAGCGGACCTCGGTCCCGTCGACGGTGGCGGTGAGGGTCTTCACGGCTGGACCTCCGGGAGACGGTCGTGGGCGCCGAGCGCCCCGCGGATCAGGAACATCGAGACGTACCCGGCGACGACCTCGGGCGGGTCGTCGGGGGCGCTGACGGCGTAGCTGACGAGGAGGCGGGTCACGACGTCGGCGAAGCGGCGCAAGCCGACGGGATCCGCGGACAGCCCGGGGGTGTGGGCGGCCACGATCCCCTCGACGACGGCACGTACCTGCCCGAGCACGGGCCCGCCGTCGGTGGTGAGCAGTGGCAGCAGCGCTTCCGGCTCGGTGGTGAGGAGCCGGTCGAGCAGTGGGTGGTCACGGACCACGCGCAGGGCGGCGGCGAGGCCTGCGGCGAGGGAGCGCTCCGGGTCCTCGACGGGTCCGCTGACGGCGAGCACGGCGTCGGCGAGCTTGGTGGTCTCGGATGCGACAACGGCGGCGATCAGGGCGTCGCGCGACGGGAAGTGGCGGTACAGGGTCTGGCGGGACAGCCCCGCCCGCTTGGCGACGTCGGCCATCGAGAGCCGGGCGAGCCCGTGGAGCGTGGCAGCCTCGAGGGCAGCCGTGAGGAGCCGCTCCTCGACGGAGGAGCGCTCGGGCGGATCCCCCGTACCGGCGATGGGCCGCACGTCGCGTTCCTGCGGCACCTCCTGCTCCATGGATGACAAACTAACAGGTAGTGTCACTCTGTCAACATGACGGGGGTCATATCGCACCGCCGTTGGAACCCCCTCGGGCCTGGGCGATGCCCACCTGGGACCACGCCGCCGGGGGTGGGAACCGCCCGGGCGGAGCCTTCCGATCACCCTTGGGCTAGCGTGCGGATGACCAATCCCCCACCAGGAGAACCAACCGTGACCGACGGCAAGACCCCGCCCAGCTCCCTCGTGGTGCTGGGCTTCGACGATCAGTTCGCAGCCCAGGAGATGCTCACCGCGCTCACCCGCATGAGCGCCGAGGGCACCCTGCTCCTCCAGGACGCGGTGTTCGTGTCCAAGACCGACAAGGGCAAGGTGCGGGTGGTCCAGACCACCGACCCCTCGCCCGGTCAGGCCGCTCTGTCGGGCGCGTTCTGGGGCCTGCTGTTCGGCGTACTGCTGTTCATCCCGGTGGTCGGGATGGCCATCGGTGCCGGCACTGCCGCCCTCATGGCCAAGCTCATCGACACCGGCATCAGCGACGACTTCGTCAAGCAGCTGCGCGAGTCGATCAAGCCCGGCAAGGTCTACCTGGCCGCACTCGTGAGCCACGTCAACCCCGAGAAGGCGCTCGAGGAGATGCGGCGGTACGCGGGGATGGCCGAGGTGATCACGGCCAACCTGCCGCCCGACTCGCTGGCCAAGCTCGAGGAGGCCCTCGGCCAGCACCCCGTCACCGAAGGGGTGCCGGAGGAGGAGTCCACCATCGAGGCCTGAGCCTCGCGACACCGGCAGCCGACCTGTCGAACCGCCCCGCTCGGTACCCCCACCGGCGGGGCGGTGCCGCGTCAGCCCGGGGGCGAGTCCTCGAGACGGCGACCCACCCAGGGGCGCTCGCCGTAGCGCTCCTTGTGCACGACGTCGCCCACCGCCCGCCGCGTCGTGGGCCCGTAGCGGCCACGGGGCCAGCCCAGCGGCACCACGCACACCGGGTGCACCGACAGCGGCAGGCCCAGGATTCGGCGGGCCGCCGTCACCGACCACAGCGGGAGGGTGATGAGCGATGCCCCCAGCCCGAAGGCCCGGGCCGCAAGCAGCAGGTTCTGCACGCTCGGGTAGATCGAGCCGTAGAACGACGTCGCCGCGATCGACGGCACCGGCAGGTAGGGCGGCTTGCCGCCGCGCAGGCAGGGCACGACCAGCACCGGCAGCTCCTCGAAGTGGTCCACCTGCCACTGCACCGCCCGAAGGATCTTGGCCATCGACTCGCGGTCGGCCCCGGCCGAGGCCCCGGTCGCCCGCCCGACCAGGCCGGCGAGACCGCCCGCGTCCTGCTGCTCGTTGAGCCAGTGCCCGACCCCGCCGTAGAGGTTCCAGGCGAGGCGGTACTGCCGGCCGAGCGCCGCTTTCGTGGCCCGCTCGGTCACGACCACGAACTCCCAGTTCTGGCCGTTGGACCCGGTCGGCGCCTTGAGCGCGAGCTCGATGCAGCGCAGCACGATGTCCTCGTCGACCGGATCGGGCAGCAGGCGGCGCACGGCGCGCTGGGTGGTCATGGCCTCGACGAGGGGCATGGACAGGCGGTCCCTGACCTCGGCGTAGGTCGGGGTGGGGCCGGGTTCGGAACGCTGGGGAACGTCACGCTCGGACATGGGCCCGACGCTACGCGACCTGCCGAGCACTTGGACGGTGGGCTCGGCCCAGCCACCCCGATCCCGTTCCGACGCGCCTTCGGTACCCCCCGCCCCGCTAGACGCGCAACAGACGAGCGAAGATCGTCGTGGCGTCAGGACCAGTGGAGGACGGCTGCGAGGGCGTCGTCGAGCTGTTCGGCGCCGAGCGTGCGGGCCCGTCGTTCCCACTCGGGATCGTCGGGCGTGAAACAACAGCGGTAGGCCCACACCGCGGCGGCGTGCTCGGGATCGTGGCGGTCACCACGGCGGTGCACCCACTGCTCCAGGTAGGTTGCGACGAGCTGCTCCTCGTCACCGGCCGTGCCGATCTCGAGCGAGGTGGCGTAGGCGACGGCTCCCCCGAGCAGCCCACCGATGCCGTTCGCGATCTGGCCGGTCTTGGGCGCCGCGGTGGCCCCGGGGTTGCCGATCGTGGGCTCTACCCGGGCACGGGGGAGCGCCTCGCGCAGGAAGCGGTCCTGGGCGCTGCCCGGCGGCTGATCCGACAGGGCCGTGACCTCACCCCGTGGGCCGTGCCCGGTGTGCAGGTCCACGGTGAACAGGCGCTCGACTTCACCCAGGTGGTCGACGACGACCTGCTCGAGGATGCGGTTCGACTCCTCGGTCCTCGCCCCGCCGTAGTGCAGTCCGTCGGGATGGCGGTACTGGCCCGAGGTGATGGCGGCACGCACCCAGGGCATCCCCCGCTCGGCGACCACCGCCACGGCCCGGCTGAGCAGGTCGTCCACGGAGGGCATGGTCGGGGTGTCGGGGCAGGCCAGGGGGTGCAGCTCGTCGTAGGCGTCGTTGGGTGGCGGCTCGTGCTGGTCTCGGCGCCAGTTGCGGTTGAGGTCCACGTTGGACTCGTTCTGTCGCCGCCACCAGGCCATGCCCCAGGGGTTCACGGCGTGCACGAGGAGCACCGCGGTGTCCCCGGGCAGGGCCGCCGGGTCGAGGCGGTCGAGCAGGTCGCACTGCAACGCCGATCCGAGGAACCCCTCCACCCCGTGCACGCCGGACAGCACGAGCAGCGCCCGGCTCGGGCGGGCGGCACCCACGTGCACGACGTCGATCGTGAGCCGCTGACCCTCCGGCCCCCGGGCGGCGATCGGGTGGGAGCGACCCTGCAGGCCACGCCGGGCCAGCACGTGAAGGAACCGGGCCCGGCACTCGTCGTAGGTGAGCGGCAAGCGGTCTGCTCGGGCGTCGCCACCAGCGGTCACGGGCGGACCTCCACGTCGACGGTGAGGCCACGGACCCCGGTGGGCCGGTCGAACGGCAGAGCGCCGAGGTCCACGTTGCCCCCGGAGAGGATCACCCCGACCTCCCCCGGAGGGAGCGTCCCCCGCCGGCCGGCGCGCACCACCGCGGCGAAGGCCACCGCCGCGCTCGGCTCCACGACCTGCTTCAGCGCTTCGAACACCACCGCCATGGCTTCGATGATCTCCTCCTCGGTCACAGTGACGATCTCCACGTCGTGGTCGGCGAGGATCGCGAGCGTTCGCTCGCTCAGCACGGCCAGCAGGCCGTCGGCGATCGAGGTGGTGTTGTGCTCGGTGACGAGCCTGCCGGCGGCGAGGGAGCGACGGGCGTCGTCCACGCCGACCGGCTCCGCCCCGACGACGACGATCGCCGGGTCCACACCGTGGGCGGCGATCGCGGTGCCGCCGAGCAGCCCGCCACCACTCACCGGTGCCACGACGCTGCGCACGCTCGGCACCTGCTCGAGCAACTCGAGGGTGGCGGTGCCCTGGCCGGCGATGACCGCCGGATGGTCGTAGGGGTGGATCTCGACCGCCCCGGTGCGCTCGAGGACCTCGGCAAGGATGGCCTCGCGAGCCGCCAGGGTCGGCTCGCACAGCACCACGGTCGCGCCGTGCGCCTGCGTCGCCGCGCGCTTGACCTCGGGGGCGTCGGCGGGCATGACCACCCAACACGGGATCCCCCGGGTGGCGGCCGCCAGGGCCAGCGCCGCGGCATGGTTCCCCGAGGAGTGGGCCGCCACACCGCGGGCGGCCGTCGCGGCGTCGAGGGCCTGTACGGCGTTGGTGGCCCCGCGGTACTTGAAGGCGCCCCCCCGCTGGAGGTGCTCGCACTTGAACCACACCGGCCTGCCCACGAGGGCGTCGATGGACGCACTGCGCAGCACCGGGGTGCGACGGACGAACCCGGCGATGCACACCGCCGCCCGACGGACGTCGTCGATCCCCGGCAGCACGGTCCCACGCACGCGCCGTGCCTACCACGATCCGCGATCACGACGACAGCCGTTCCGCTCGCTAGGTTTCGCCGGTGCGATCGGAACTGGAGCTGCTGGGACTGCGAGCCGCCGATGAGCCCGACCGCTGGCGCCTCGAGGTGCTCGATCGGCTCACCCGGCTCGACGGTCGTCTCTACGGTGGTGCCGCCATCGCGGCGTCGGTGGCGGTCGCCGAAGCCCTCCCCATCCCTTGTTGAGCACGACCGCATCCGACGCCGACAGCCGCGCCCGGAGGTGGGGACGAGGGCGGGCGCGGGGACGCCGGGAGCGGACGTGGCGCCGGCCGGGCACGCTGCCACACTGAGCCGGTGAGCCGACTCGAGCGGCACCAGGTGTGGGTCTACCTCGCCGCCATCGCGGTCGGCCTCGGCGTCGGGCTCGCGGCACCCCGGCTCGGGGAGGCATTGGAGCCGGCGGTGTGGCCGACGCTCGGGGTGCTGCTGTACGCCACCTTCCTGCAGATGCCGCTCGCACACGTGCCATCCGCCGTGCGCGACGTGCGGTTCCTCGCCGCGGTCGTGCTCACCAACTTCGCCGTGCTCCCCCTCGTCGTGTGGGCGCTGCTGCCCCTGACCCCCGATGATCCGGCGGTGCGCCTCGGGGTGGTGCTCGTGCTGGTGGTCCCCTGCACCGACTGGTTCCTCACCTTCAGCCACCTCGGTGGCGGTGACACCCGCCGTGCCCTGGCCGTGACCCCCGTCGTGCTGGGCGTGCAGCTCGTGCTGCTCCCGGTCTACGTCCGCGCCTTCACCGGCGAGTCCTTCGCCGAGCTCACCGGGGTGCGCACCGCCGTGACCGTGTTCGTGACCCTCATCGTCATCCCCCTGGCGGCGGCGTGGCTCACCGAGCGCCGGGCCGAACGCCACAAGCCCACGGCCCGGCTGCTGGCCCGCGCCTCGTCGTCGCCGGTGATGCTGGTCGCCATGGTCGTGCTGCTCATCGCCGCCTCCCAGGCGTCGGTCGTGACCGACTCGGGCCGGGTGCTGGTCCGGGTCGGCGCCGTGTACGTGGCGTTCCTGGCCGCCGCGCTGCTGGTCGGTCGTGCCATCGGCGGCGTCGTGCGGCTGCGGCCCGCCGCCACCCGCACGTTGATCTTCAGCGCCGGCACCCGGAACTCGTTCGTGGTGCTGCCGCTCGCGCTCGCCCTTCCCGGTGACTGGTCGCGCGCCGCGGTGGTCGTGGTGTTCCAGTCCCTCGTGGAACTGCTCGGCATCGTCGCCTACCTGCGGGTCGTCCCCCGGATCACCCCCGGGGACGACCCTGTCACCTCATCCCCTCCGCCGGGTTCTCCTCGGGCGGCAGCGGCGTCCCACTGCTGGCCCAACGGCGGAGCCGGTCGGGGTCACACGTGGGACACAGGTGAACCACCCGCACCGACGTGATGGACAGTTGGGTGCCCCTGGCCTTCTCCCACACCGCCTGCGCCGCCGGGACCACGTCGGTCGAGTCACAGGTGGGGCACCGGGGCCGACCGTCCCGGATCCACGAGGCACCGCAGGCTTCGCAGGTGACCTCGATACCGGCGTCGACGGGGCGACCGCTGAGGTGCTCGTCGGTCCTGCACACCGGACAGGTCAGATCGTCGGACATCACGCTCCTTTCCGGCGGAGCTGGGCGATCGCACGCTGCTGGCGCTGCCACAGTGCCGGGCTGAGTGACACATGGTAGGTGTGCGGGTTGATGAGCCGTCGCACCCGGGTGTCGAGCTCGTCCACGTCACGGGCCCGACGCTCGATGATGGCCTCGAGTGTCGGGCGTTGCCCCTGCCGGGCGCGCCCGGCCCAGACCAGCTCGTGGAGCTCCTCCCAGCCGACCATCTCTTCCCGCCGCAGCGTGCGGGAAACCTCGGCGCGGAACGGGTGACGTAGGAGCTGCTCGTCACTTTCGGCGAACGGCTCCTCGTCGTCACACATG encodes:
- a CDS encoding transposase, which translates into the protein MTLTDHDLSELLAALEAGEVTGTIRVSLEWILQQLIEAEATAFIGAAPFERTETRTAQRNGRRPRLLSTPAGDVELEIPKLRQGSFLPSLLERRRRIDRAL
- a CDS encoding pyridoxal-phosphate dependent enzyme, whose translation is MRGTVLPGIDDVRRAAVCIAGFVRRTPVLRSASIDALVGRPVWFKCEHLQRGGAFKYRGATNAVQALDAATAARGVAAHSSGNHAAALALAAATRGIPCWVVMPADAPEVKRAATQAHGATVVLCEPTLAAREAILAEVLERTGAVEIHPYDHPAVIAGQGTATLELLEQVPSVRSVVAPVSGGGLLGGTAIAAHGVDPAIVVVGAEPVGVDDARRSLAAGRLVTEHNTTSIADGLLAVLSERTLAILADHDVEIVTVTEEEIIEAMAVVFEALKQVVEPSAAVAFAAVVRAGRRGTLPPGEVGVILSGGNVDLGALPFDRPTGVRGLTVDVEVRP
- a CDS encoding nitroreductase family protein, with product MSERDVPQRSEPGPTPTYAEVRDRLSMPLVEAMTTQRAVRRLLPDPVDEDIVLRCIELALKAPTGSNGQNWEFVVVTERATKAALGRQYRLAWNLYGGVGHWLNEQQDAGGLAGLVGRATGASAGADRESMAKILRAVQWQVDHFEELPVLVVPCLRGGKPPYLPVPSIAATSFYGSIYPSVQNLLLAARAFGLGASLITLPLWSVTAARRILGLPLSVHPVCVVPLGWPRGRYGPTTRRAVGDVVHKERYGERPWVGRRLEDSPPG
- a CDS encoding TetR/AcrR family transcriptional regulator — its product is MEQEVPQERDVRPIAGTGDPPERSSVEERLLTAALEAATLHGLARLSMADVAKRAGLSRQTLYRHFPSRDALIAAVVASETTKLADAVLAVSGPVEDPERSLAAGLAAALRVVRDHPLLDRLLTTEPEALLPLLTTDGGPVLGQVRAVVEGIVAAHTPGLSADPVGLRRFADVVTRLLVSYAVSAPDDPPEVVAGYVSMFLIRGALGAHDRLPEVQP
- a CDS encoding alkane 1-monooxygenase, giving the protein MKTLTATVDGTEVRWRDRKRYLWLLGLVVPLLPFGAARWLDHSGWAEILWFSGPIWILVLIPLLDWLFGEDRSNPPEWAVEQLSEDRYYRWIVFLFVPLQYAGLVYACWVVATHDLAWWQQLGYALTVGTVAGIAINTGHELGHKRERGERLLAKVALAQSGYGHFYVEHNRGHHQRVATPEDPASARLGESFWAFLPRTIVGSARSAWRLEARRLRGQGKSVWSLHNDVLTAWGLSVLLFGTLTAVFGLRVVPFLVVQAVFGFSLLEVVNYIEHYGLARRRGADGRYERCTPQHSWNSNHVASNVVLYQLERHSDHHAHPTRRYQALRHFDESPQLPSGYGLMLGLAYLPPLWRRIMDPRVLAHYDGDVARANIHPPARERILARYGAD
- a CDS encoding arsenic resistance protein; the protein is MSRLERHQVWVYLAAIAVGLGVGLAAPRLGEALEPAVWPTLGVLLYATFLQMPLAHVPSAVRDVRFLAAVVLTNFAVLPLVVWALLPLTPDDPAVRLGVVLVLVVPCTDWFLTFSHLGGGDTRRALAVTPVVLGVQLVLLPVYVRAFTGESFAELTGVRTAVTVFVTLIVIPLAAAWLTERRAERHKPTARLLARASSSPVMLVAMVVLLIAASQASVVTDSGRVLVRVGAVYVAFLAAALLVGRAIGGVVRLRPAATRTLIFSAGTRNSFVVLPLALALPGDWSRAAVVVVFQSLVELLGIVAYLRVVPRITPGDDPVTSSPPPGSPRAAAASHCWPNGGAGRGHTWDTGEPPAPT
- a CDS encoding DUF2817 domain-containing protein, with the translated sequence MTAGGDARADRLPLTYDECRARFLHVLARRGLQGRSHPIAARGPEGQRLTIDVVHVGAARPSRALLVLSGVHGVEGFLGSALQCDLLDRLDPAALPGDTAVLLVHAVNPWGMAWWRRQNESNVDLNRNWRRDQHEPPPNDAYDELHPLACPDTPTMPSVDDLLSRAVAVVAERGMPWVRAAITSGQYRHPDGLHYGGARTEESNRILEQVVVDHLGEVERLFTVDLHTGHGPRGEVTALSDQPPGSAQDRFLREALPRARVEPTIGNPGATAAPKTGQIANGIGGLLGGAVAYATSLEIGTAGDEEQLVATYLEQWVHRRGDRHDPEHAAAVWAYRCCFTPDDPEWERRARTLGAEQLDDALAAVLHWS
- a CDS encoding DUF1269 domain-containing protein, which produces MTDGKTPPSSLVVLGFDDQFAAQEMLTALTRMSAEGTLLLQDAVFVSKTDKGKVRVVQTTDPSPGQAALSGAFWGLLFGVLLFIPVVGMAIGAGTAALMAKLIDTGISDDFVKQLRESIKPGKVYLAALVSHVNPEKALEEMRRYAGMAEVITANLPPDSLAKLEEALGQHPVTEGVPEEESTIEA